A stretch of Spirosoma oryzicola DNA encodes these proteins:
- a CDS encoding SDR family NAD(P)-dependent oxidoreductase, whose product MKSILITGASGNLGTSLVEVLHQKGYHVIATLGSARNLDLFNHLPNVESYVVDLLDAGSVSDFLDKIAGKPIDAAALLVGGFTAGSIQDTDIDALTTMYQLNFVTAFAMVKPLLATFEAQGGGQFVLIGARPALEPEMGQNLVAYSLSKSLVFALANLINAHGNGKHISATVIVPGTLDTPANREAMPDADPATWVSPDAISETIAFVLSDTGKTISEPVFKFYNQP is encoded by the coding sequence ATGAAATCAATCCTAATAACCGGCGCTTCGGGCAATCTGGGTACCAGCCTCGTCGAAGTGCTACACCAAAAGGGTTATCACGTTATTGCTACGCTGGGTTCAGCCAGAAATCTGGACCTGTTTAATCACCTTCCCAACGTCGAAAGCTACGTAGTCGATCTGTTGGATGCAGGCAGTGTGTCAGATTTTCTGGACAAAATAGCCGGTAAGCCCATTGATGCTGCGGCTTTACTGGTGGGTGGTTTTACGGCTGGTAGTATTCAAGACACCGATATTGACGCGTTGACGACCATGTACCAGCTCAACTTCGTCACCGCCTTTGCGATGGTAAAACCGTTGCTGGCAACATTCGAAGCGCAGGGCGGTGGCCAGTTTGTGTTGATCGGCGCTCGTCCGGCACTAGAGCCTGAAATGGGTCAAAACCTGGTCGCTTACTCGCTGAGCAAATCCCTTGTTTTTGCGTTAGCCAACCTGATCAACGCGCACGGAAACGGCAAACACATTTCGGCAACGGTGATTGTCCCCGGCACCCTTGATACGCCCGCTAATCGGGAAGCCATGCCCGACGCAGATCCTGCGACGTGGGTTAGCCCGGATGCTATCAGTGAAACCATTGCCTTTGTTTTGTCAGATACGGGCAAGACCATTAGCGAACCGGTATTCAAATTTTACAACCAACCGTAA
- a CDS encoding 16S rRNA (uracil(1498)-N(3))-methyltransferase — MHLFYQPESVSYLTEDDSRHAIKTLRLGVGDAIAVTDGHGNRYSAVITQADNRRCSYRIIDTQSTPSRPFSVQICVAPTKNSDRIEWFIEKAVEIGIEQITFFFGSHSERRVLKLERLEKIAIAAMKQSLQSHLPQLDEAVSFGEMLKTLSDSSVGDKQRFIAHLPDDEPVDHLAKAATTGGHYVVLVGPEGDFSEQEIKQAKDAGFQMVTLGANRLRTETAALTACQVLNFINV, encoded by the coding sequence ATGCATTTATTCTATCAGCCTGAATCCGTTTCCTACCTGACCGAAGACGATTCTCGCCATGCTATTAAAACGTTACGACTAGGAGTTGGCGATGCGATTGCCGTAACGGACGGACACGGAAATCGGTATTCCGCCGTTATTACCCAGGCCGACAATCGACGCTGTTCGTATCGGATCATCGACACCCAATCGACGCCATCACGTCCGTTCTCCGTTCAAATCTGTGTTGCTCCGACAAAAAATAGCGACCGGATCGAGTGGTTTATTGAAAAAGCGGTTGAGATTGGTATTGAACAAATTACCTTTTTTTTCGGTAGCCATTCCGAACGGCGCGTGTTGAAGTTGGAGCGGTTAGAGAAGATTGCCATTGCGGCTATGAAGCAGTCGCTCCAGTCTCATCTGCCGCAACTCGACGAAGCCGTTTCGTTTGGGGAAATGCTAAAAACGTTAAGCGATTCGTCCGTAGGGGACAAGCAGCGGTTTATTGCGCATTTACCCGACGATGAACCCGTTGATCATTTGGCTAAAGCCGCTACGACCGGAGGGCATTACGTCGTTTTGGTTGGACCCGAAGGTGATTTTTCAGAACAGGAAATTAAACAGGCCAAGGATGCCGGTTTTCAGATGGTGACGCTCGGCGCGAATCGCCTGCGCACAGAGACAGCGGCTTTGACAGCTTGTCAGGTATTAAACTTTATAAACGTATGA
- a CDS encoding DUF4159 domain-containing protein codes for MKKLLLTLFLLQATLSVTVAQYAYKIAKLKYNGGGDWYANKTSMPNLIKFANANLRMNIFPEEDIVEPGSPDIFGYPFIHMTGHGNVSFSEADVQNMRRYLTAGGFLHIDDNYGLDKFIRREMKKVFPELSFVELPFNHPVYQQKFKFAAGLPKVHEHDGKAPQGFGLIYQGRLVCFYSYECDLGNGWEDQSVYNDPEPMRQQALRMGANLLQYATTTN; via the coding sequence ATGAAAAAGCTACTGCTGACGTTATTTCTCCTCCAGGCAACGCTGTCGGTGACGGTTGCCCAGTATGCTTATAAAATTGCCAAACTGAAGTATAACGGCGGGGGCGACTGGTACGCCAACAAGACCTCGATGCCAAACCTGATTAAGTTCGCTAATGCCAACCTACGGATGAACATCTTTCCCGAAGAAGACATTGTGGAGCCCGGCAGCCCTGACATTTTTGGGTATCCGTTTATCCACATGACGGGACACGGGAACGTATCGTTTAGCGAGGCTGATGTGCAAAATATGCGTCGCTATCTGACGGCGGGCGGTTTTTTGCACATTGACGACAACTACGGCCTGGATAAGTTTATTCGGCGGGAGATGAAAAAAGTGTTTCCCGAACTTTCGTTTGTCGAATTGCCTTTTAACCATCCCGTCTATCAGCAAAAGTTTAAGTTCGCTGCTGGATTGCCGAAAGTGCACGAGCATGATGGCAAAGCTCCCCAGGGGTTTGGGTTGATTTACCAGGGGCGTTTGGTGTGCTTTTACAGCTACGAATGCGATTTGGGGAACGGTTGGGAAGACCAAAGCGTTTACAATGATCCCGAGCCTATGCGGCAGCAGGCCTTGCGCATGGGCGCTAATCTGTTGCAGTATGCTACTACGACAAATTGA
- a CDS encoding vWA domain-containing protein — translation MFLDFFLLLRQHALPVTLPEYLTLLSALRSNVGSTTIEDFYYLSKTTLIKHEQHLDLYDRLFGEYVTGKQSEQVTNLPEVPPDWLINTLENRLTREEWEAIEAEGGLDALWQQFRELLNEQDERHEGGNRWIGAGGSSPFGNSGIISSPEGFNLNPGDKEPSTGSRRATKIWEDRAYKNLDDNVELNTRNLKMALRRLRILTREGVDDELDINGTIDSTSRNAGLLDIQLQPSRRNQVKVLMLFDVGGSMDEHIDLCSQLFSAARYQFKHLEFLYFHNCVYETLWKDNQRRRDRVPTWEVLHKYTKDYKVIFVGDAAMSPYEITSVKGSIEHYNEEAGLIWLDRFKTQYPHLVWLNPSIADYWKYTQSTKLIRAWSGNRMFPLTLNGLEQAMKSLKNPKVVYTP, via the coding sequence ATGTTTCTCGATTTCTTTCTGCTGTTGCGTCAACACGCGTTGCCCGTCACGTTGCCCGAATACCTGACGTTGTTGTCGGCTCTGCGGAGTAATGTCGGCAGTACGACTATAGAGGACTTTTACTACCTGAGCAAAACGACCCTAATCAAGCACGAACAGCATCTGGATTTATATGATCGACTGTTTGGCGAATACGTGACGGGTAAGCAATCGGAACAGGTAACTAATTTACCGGAAGTGCCGCCCGACTGGCTGATCAATACGCTGGAAAATAGACTGACACGCGAAGAGTGGGAGGCCATCGAAGCCGAAGGAGGTTTGGATGCCCTCTGGCAGCAATTTCGGGAGTTGCTGAATGAACAGGATGAGCGACACGAAGGAGGGAACCGCTGGATTGGGGCGGGTGGATCTTCACCATTTGGCAACAGCGGCATCATCAGTTCGCCGGAAGGGTTCAACCTGAATCCGGGAGATAAGGAGCCATCAACGGGAAGCCGGCGGGCAACAAAAATTTGGGAAGACCGAGCCTACAAAAACCTCGACGACAACGTTGAACTGAACACGCGTAACCTGAAAATGGCCCTTCGTCGGTTGCGTATCCTCACCCGTGAGGGAGTTGACGACGAACTGGATATCAACGGGACAATAGACAGCACAAGCCGCAACGCCGGTTTGCTGGATATTCAACTACAGCCTTCGCGCCGGAATCAGGTAAAAGTATTGATGCTTTTCGACGTGGGCGGCTCAATGGACGAGCACATCGACTTGTGTTCACAGTTGTTTTCGGCGGCTCGCTACCAATTTAAACATCTGGAGTTTCTGTACTTTCATAACTGCGTTTACGAGACCTTGTGGAAAGACAACCAGCGCCGTCGCGACCGGGTGCCAACCTGGGAGGTGCTGCATAAGTATACTAAAGATTACAAAGTGATTTTTGTGGGCGACGCGGCTATGTCGCCCTACGAGATTACATCAGTCAAGGGAAGCATCGAGCATTATAACGAAGAGGCTGGTCTTATCTGGCTTGATCGTTTTAAAACTCAGTATCCACATCTGGTCTGGCTCAATCCCAGCATAGCCGATTATTGGAAATACACCCAAAGCACGAAGCTTATTCGCGCGTGGTCGGGCAACCGGATGTTTCCGCTAACCCTGAACGGGCTGGAACAGGCCATGAAAAGCCTGAAAAATCCGAAGGTGGTCTATACGCCGTAG
- a CDS encoding vanadium-dependent haloperoxidase, which yields MKRLFLFLTAGLLMSLKAPSPGPSVVKEVRWLHSAQQLLTNVIVADVFSPPVASRIYAYAHIAAYETLVSFPHSDYRSLAGQIRSMPGLTLKPDAACDPALAATEAFLRTGRGMIFSENTFDEGTARLWAQVKAAGYSEQTIQASKAYGEQVAQHIMVWSKEDNYRQTRSLRRYAPTKKTGAWAPTPPGYMAAVEPYWGRIKPFTLDSANQCRTVGPPSFSTSEKSPFRESAREVYEAVKNMTPEQRLIASYWDCNPFFLNTQGHLNFASKKLSPGGHWLSIAGQVARQTKADLMKTSAAYTLTAIALYDSFIGCWYEKYQYNVIRPETYINAHLDESWRPLLQTPPFPEYPSGHSVVSTASAVVLSQVFGKQVSFVDSTEMAYGLPSRKFRSFNQAAEEAAISRLYGGIHYREAITNGQVMGKAVGEQVLQKITLRSARLSQKP from the coding sequence ATGAAAAGACTGTTCTTATTTCTTACGGCGGGGCTCTTGATGAGCCTGAAAGCGCCAAGCCCAGGACCGTCGGTGGTGAAAGAGGTACGCTGGTTGCATTCAGCGCAACAACTGCTGACCAATGTCATTGTGGCCGATGTGTTTTCGCCCCCGGTAGCCTCTCGTATTTACGCTTACGCCCACATTGCTGCCTACGAAACGCTGGTATCCTTTCCGCACAGTGATTATCGCTCGTTGGCTGGACAGATTCGGTCGATGCCCGGATTGACGCTTAAACCAGATGCTGCCTGTGATCCGGCGCTGGCCGCCACCGAAGCTTTTTTGCGGACAGGGCGCGGGATGATCTTCTCTGAAAATACCTTTGACGAGGGCACCGCTCGTCTTTGGGCGCAGGTAAAAGCAGCGGGCTACTCAGAACAGACCATACAGGCGTCGAAAGCGTACGGCGAGCAGGTCGCGCAGCACATTATGGTATGGTCCAAAGAAGACAATTACCGGCAGACTCGTTCGCTCCGGCGGTATGCACCCACAAAGAAGACGGGTGCGTGGGCACCCACCCCGCCCGGCTATATGGCTGCCGTGGAACCCTACTGGGGACGAATAAAACCCTTTACCCTGGACTCCGCCAACCAGTGCCGAACGGTGGGGCCGCCGTCTTTCAGCACGAGTGAGAAAAGCCCCTTCCGGGAGTCGGCGCGGGAGGTCTACGAAGCAGTTAAAAACATGACTCCCGAGCAGCGACTGATTGCCAGCTATTGGGATTGTAACCCGTTCTTTCTGAATACTCAGGGACACTTGAATTTTGCCAGTAAAAAACTGTCGCCGGGTGGTCACTGGCTATCCATTGCCGGACAGGTTGCGCGCCAGACCAAAGCGGATCTGATGAAAACAAGCGCTGCCTATACGCTAACCGCCATTGCCTTATACGACAGCTTTATTGGCTGCTGGTACGAAAAATACCAATACAACGTCATTCGGCCCGAAACGTACATCAACGCTCATCTGGACGAAAGCTGGCGACCGCTGCTGCAAACGCCACCCTTTCCGGAGTATCCCAGTGGCCATAGCGTTGTATCGACGGCTTCGGCGGTTGTTCTATCGCAGGTTTTTGGCAAGCAAGTTTCCTTTGTCGATAGTACTGAGATGGCGTATGGCTTACCGTCTCGCAAGTTTCGCTCCTTCAATCAGGCGGCTGAGGAAGCCGCAATTAGTCGCTTGTACGGCGGCATTCATTACCGGGAAGCCATAACCAACGGGCAGGTGATGGGCAAAGCAGTCGGTGAGCAGGTTTTGCAAAAAATAACGCTTCGTTCGGCTCGTTTAAGTCAGAAGCCCTGA
- a CDS encoding AAA family ATPase, protein MTTFSGTNTYVATRELSTAVNAAIQLQKPLLIKGEPGTGKTLLAYEIAQSLGMPLYTWHVKSTTSAQQGLYEYDAVSRLRDSQLGSGSEGTDRINNIEAYIKKGKLWDAFESDEQAVLLIDEIDKADIEFPNDLLQELDRMEFYCYELKRTICARHRPVVIITSNNEKELPDAFLRRCFFHFIRFPDSDTMQQIVTVHFPHLAQELVAKAMSVFYTIRDVKALKKKPSTSELIDWIRLLLVAGVTHDDLNDLDTLNELPPYLGALLKNEQDTDLMTALRKKGGRPY, encoded by the coding sequence ATGACTACTTTTTCGGGCACCAATACCTACGTCGCCACCCGCGAACTTAGTACCGCTGTTAATGCGGCTATCCAGCTCCAGAAACCCCTTCTGATTAAGGGCGAACCGGGTACGGGCAAGACGTTGCTGGCTTATGAAATTGCGCAGTCGTTGGGAATGCCGCTTTACACCTGGCACGTTAAATCGACTACCTCGGCTCAGCAGGGGCTGTATGAATACGACGCTGTTTCCCGATTGCGGGATTCGCAGCTTGGTAGCGGCAGCGAAGGGACGGACCGCATCAATAACATCGAAGCCTACATCAAAAAAGGAAAGCTTTGGGATGCTTTCGAATCCGACGAACAGGCTGTTTTGCTCATCGACGAGATCGACAAGGCCGATATTGAATTTCCCAATGATTTGCTTCAGGAACTCGACCGGATGGAGTTCTATTGCTACGAGTTGAAGCGGACAATCTGCGCCCGACACCGGCCCGTGGTCATCATTACGTCCAACAACGAAAAAGAATTGCCCGATGCCTTTCTGCGTCGGTGCTTTTTCCATTTTATTCGCTTTCCGGATTCGGACACGATGCAGCAGATCGTTACGGTTCATTTTCCCCATCTGGCGCAGGAACTGGTAGCGAAAGCCATGTCGGTTTTTTATACTATCCGCGACGTGAAAGCGCTTAAAAAGAAACCATCGACAAGCGAGCTGATCGACTGGATACGGTTATTGCTGGTTGCTGGCGTAACGCACGACGATTTGAACGATCTGGACACGCTGAATGAATTGCCACCTTACCTGGGTGCATTGCTCAAGAATGAACAGGATACCGACCTGATGACTGCTCTCCGTAAAAAAGGAGGCCGACCGTATTAA
- a CDS encoding c-type cytochrome — protein sequence MKQCLAHLILLSWFLIAQSGYAQKPTFYKDVQPLIHAKCAVCHRPGEAAPFSLITYEDVTKRAKFIRKVVKTGYMPPWRADDHYVAFANKRSLSPEQIKTLTDWIDAEMPKGKANTDAEKALLARADAGTGYHRVPDLTLKMTQPFKLVGDGVERFMVFKIPFELAQEANVEAIEFTSTDKKSIHHANFAIHPVDDPSIDLNNTVSQVNLNGEDASRYREWMPYKKQMTYYGGWIPGTTVDTYPTDMGWVMPKRGVMLLTVHFGPAAKDIENLSGVNFFFTKKPIRRTVKVISLGSGGIGEKELTPPLLVFGGDSLTTRLRIAYRNQPITLLYAWPHMHQIGKRFTAFATLPNADTLPLVRIPEWDFRWQELYRYQKPVVLPTGAVINVVGTYDNTEGNLQNPNKPPKLITSDGQMRSDQEMLTLLLLYVAYEPGDENLRLD from the coding sequence ATGAAGCAGTGCCTTGCGCACCTGATTTTGTTAAGTTGGTTTCTGATCGCTCAGAGTGGCTACGCGCAGAAACCAACCTTCTACAAGGATGTCCAGCCGTTGATTCACGCTAAGTGCGCAGTTTGCCACCGTCCGGGCGAAGCGGCACCCTTTTCACTCATCACCTACGAAGACGTAACCAAGCGGGCAAAATTTATCCGGAAGGTTGTAAAGACGGGTTATATGCCGCCCTGGCGCGCTGATGATCATTACGTTGCCTTTGCCAACAAACGTAGCCTGAGCCCGGAGCAGATCAAAACGCTTACCGACTGGATCGACGCCGAGATGCCAAAAGGGAAAGCCAATACCGACGCCGAGAAAGCATTGCTGGCCCGGGCCGATGCGGGTACGGGCTACCACCGCGTACCCGATCTGACCCTGAAAATGACGCAGCCGTTTAAGCTGGTTGGCGATGGTGTCGAACGATTTATGGTCTTTAAAATTCCGTTTGAACTGGCTCAGGAAGCGAACGTAGAAGCGATTGAGTTCACCTCGACGGATAAGAAAAGTATTCACCACGCCAATTTTGCCATCCACCCGGTTGATGATCCGTCGATTGATCTGAACAACACTGTCTCGCAGGTCAACCTAAACGGCGAAGACGCGTCGCGGTATCGGGAGTGGATGCCTTATAAGAAGCAGATGACTTATTACGGCGGCTGGATTCCCGGCACTACCGTCGACACGTATCCAACGGATATGGGCTGGGTGATGCCCAAACGGGGCGTCATGCTGCTGACGGTTCATTTCGGACCCGCAGCCAAAGACATCGAGAACCTGAGTGGCGTCAATTTTTTCTTTACCAAGAAACCTATCCGACGAACGGTGAAGGTGATTAGCTTAGGGTCGGGCGGCATTGGCGAGAAAGAACTTACTCCTCCTTTGCTGGTCTTTGGGGGCGATAGCCTAACCACTCGACTGCGCATTGCGTACCGAAATCAGCCTATTACGTTGTTGTACGCCTGGCCGCACATGCACCAGATTGGCAAACGGTTTACCGCTTTCGCTACATTACCCAACGCCGATACTTTACCACTGGTACGAATTCCGGAATGGGATTTTCGGTGGCAGGAACTTTACCGGTATCAGAAACCCGTCGTGCTGCCGACAGGGGCGGTTATCAACGTGGTTGGCACGTACGACAATACGGAAGGAAACCTACAAAATCCAAACAAACCCCCCAAACTGATCACCTCCGATGGGCAGATGCGTAGCGATCAGGAAATGCTGACGCTGCTGTTGCTGTACGTAGCTTATGAACCCGGCGACGAAAATCTTCGGCTTGATTAA
- a CDS encoding VCBS repeat-containing protein: MWTSQTLLAAVCFLAGVLWPDTSSDPAPLFTLLSSDETNVRFVNSLTETDSLNIFRYEYLYNGNGVGVGDFNGDGQPDLFFSGNTVPHKLYLNKADRATGRWHFDDVTERAGVAGNGTWATGVSVADVNGDGRLDVYVCHSGKYPAAKLVNELFINEGVTDGVPRFRERAKEFGLDLPGTQSTQAAFFDYDRDGDLDVFVLNHSNHTYNPFLNTRKIRATPDMRFGNRLLRNDANQFTDVTLAEGIVNNPLNFGLGVGVSDLNGDGWPDLYTTSDYTEQDCLYLNQHDGAGHHTGFKESLRTAMTHTSKFSMGCDLADYNNDTLPDVVTLDMLPEDNHRQKMLKGPDEYDSYQMLIDSGYFRQQMRNMLQLNRGSDSRQQVRFSEVGQMAGVASTDWSWSALLADLDNDGWKDLFVTNGYLRDFTDLDFMKYTVAEAKLEEAAKGNLNFQTVDLVRKMPSNRPTNYAFRNNHDLTFSNQSANWGLTIPAVSGAAAYADFDGDGDLDLIVCKQNEPVALYRNNAEKNRSEAHFLRIRLQGKGANTQAVGARIVLETPDGRQLQEAYPVRGYQASVEPTIHFGLGKQATVRRLTVYWPDGQQSQLTNVPADQILTLGQADASPARSFNNSETALFRPLVMNQLLPYKHRENDFIDFKVEVLIPYELSRLGPALAKADVNADGLEDIFLGGAVGQRGELWLQQTSGTFKRADGQPWQADAASEDVNALFFDADKDGDADLYVASGGNEYEEGSPEYQDRLYLNDGKGGFTRAMQALPPMRSSKLAVAAADMDGDGDLDLFVGGRGKPGSFPLPSPSYLLRNDTPAGGAAQFTDVTDQLAPGLRTIGMVQAAVWTDLHNDKFPELILAGDWMAVRLFDNQNGKLSDDSASAGLADTEGMWASLLAADVDGDGDTDLIAGNAGLNNLFRADAKQPMQITASDIDNDGVVDPLWTYYIQGKAYPVASRDELLDQVVPLRKKFTRYRQYADATVPDILTPKQLGQATIVSVKQLASGVFVNTGNGKFQFEPLPTEAQLSRGSALLWEDLDADGKKDLLVAGNFYPYRVQFGPCSASFGCLLRGDGRGKFQPVAPRQAGIWAGGDVRQVVSVRSAAGRQRLLFTVNDGPLVGFER, translated from the coding sequence ATGTGGACATCCCAGACATTGCTGGCTGCGGTCTGCTTTCTGGCAGGCGTACTCTGGCCCGATACTAGTTCAGACCCGGCTCCGCTGTTTACGCTGTTGTCGTCCGACGAAACGAATGTTCGTTTTGTCAATAGCCTGACGGAAACCGATTCGCTAAACATTTTTCGGTACGAATACCTGTACAATGGCAATGGTGTTGGCGTTGGTGATTTCAACGGCGACGGTCAGCCGGATCTATTTTTTTCGGGCAATACGGTTCCGCATAAACTTTACCTGAACAAAGCTGACCGGGCGACAGGCCGCTGGCATTTTGACGATGTAACTGAGCGGGCGGGCGTTGCGGGTAATGGAACCTGGGCAACGGGTGTGAGCGTAGCCGATGTGAATGGTGATGGCCGATTGGATGTGTACGTTTGCCACTCGGGAAAATACCCTGCCGCAAAATTGGTGAACGAACTGTTCATCAACGAAGGCGTGACTGACGGTGTACCCCGGTTTCGGGAGCGTGCTAAGGAGTTCGGCCTCGATCTGCCCGGTACGCAATCGACTCAGGCCGCTTTCTTTGATTACGACCGCGACGGTGATCTGGACGTTTTTGTCCTCAATCACTCCAACCATACCTACAACCCATTTCTGAACACGCGCAAGATCCGGGCGACGCCGGATATGCGATTTGGAAACCGGCTATTGCGAAATGATGCCAACCAGTTTACGGACGTAACACTGGCGGAGGGTATTGTCAATAACCCGCTTAACTTCGGACTTGGCGTGGGCGTAAGCGATCTCAACGGCGACGGCTGGCCTGATCTGTACACGACCAGCGATTATACCGAGCAGGATTGTCTGTATCTGAACCAGCACGATGGGGCCGGACATCACACCGGCTTTAAAGAGTCGCTGCGAACGGCAATGACGCATACGTCCAAGTTCTCGATGGGTTGTGATCTGGCCGATTACAACAATGACACGCTGCCAGACGTAGTCACGCTTGATATGTTGCCGGAAGACAATCACCGGCAGAAGATGCTTAAAGGCCCGGACGAGTACGACTCGTACCAGATGCTGATCGACAGCGGCTATTTTCGGCAGCAGATGCGGAATATGCTTCAACTGAATCGGGGAAGTGATAGCCGTCAGCAGGTGCGATTCAGTGAAGTTGGACAGATGGCGGGTGTGGCATCAACCGATTGGTCGTGGTCGGCGTTGCTGGCGGATCTGGACAACGATGGCTGGAAAGACCTATTCGTGACCAACGGTTACCTGCGCGATTTTACGGACCTGGATTTTATGAAATACACCGTTGCCGAAGCGAAGCTGGAAGAAGCCGCCAAAGGCAACCTGAATTTTCAGACCGTCGATCTGGTTCGGAAAATGCCCTCAAATCGACCGACCAATTACGCTTTTCGCAATAACCACGATTTAACCTTTAGCAATCAATCGGCCAACTGGGGCTTGACGATACCCGCCGTGTCGGGGGCCGCGGCTTACGCGGATTTCGACGGTGATGGCGACCTGGATCTAATCGTTTGCAAGCAAAACGAACCGGTTGCCCTTTACCGGAATAACGCCGAGAAAAACCGTTCGGAAGCGCATTTCTTACGGATTCGATTACAGGGAAAAGGAGCCAATACGCAAGCGGTAGGTGCCCGAATCGTGCTCGAAACGCCCGATGGGCGCCAGTTGCAGGAGGCTTATCCGGTGCGCGGTTACCAGGCGTCGGTTGAACCAACGATTCATTTTGGGTTGGGTAAACAAGCAACCGTACGTCGCCTGACGGTCTACTGGCCGGACGGACAGCAAAGTCAGCTGACGAATGTACCCGCTGACCAGATCCTTACGCTGGGACAGGCCGATGCTAGTCCGGCTCGTTCTTTCAACAATTCAGAAACGGCCCTGTTCAGGCCGTTGGTAATGAATCAGTTGTTGCCCTACAAACACCGCGAAAATGATTTTATTGATTTCAAGGTCGAGGTACTGATTCCGTATGAACTGTCACGGTTAGGGCCTGCCTTGGCCAAAGCCGACGTGAACGCGGACGGTCTGGAGGATATTTTTCTGGGGGGAGCCGTTGGACAACGTGGCGAATTATGGCTTCAACAAACCAGCGGAACGTTCAAGCGGGCGGATGGGCAACCCTGGCAGGCCGATGCCGCTAGTGAGGATGTCAACGCCCTCTTTTTCGACGCGGATAAAGATGGTGATGCGGATTTATACGTAGCCAGTGGGGGGAATGAGTACGAAGAGGGTTCACCCGAATACCAGGATCGACTCTACTTGAACGATGGCAAAGGTGGTTTTACCCGCGCCATGCAGGCTTTGCCGCCGATGCGAAGCAGTAAGCTGGCGGTTGCGGCTGCCGACATGGACGGTGATGGTGATCTGGATTTGTTTGTCGGCGGACGCGGCAAGCCAGGTTCGTTTCCGTTGCCTTCCCCAAGTTATTTGCTGCGGAATGATACACCCGCTGGCGGAGCCGCGCAATTTACCGATGTTACCGATCAGCTGGCTCCTGGATTGCGAACGATTGGTATGGTACAGGCCGCTGTATGGACCGATCTACACAATGATAAGTTTCCAGAGCTGATTCTGGCGGGAGATTGGATGGCAGTACGTTTGTTCGACAATCAGAATGGAAAACTGTCCGACGATTCCGCTTCGGCTGGACTGGCTGATACCGAAGGCATGTGGGCCAGTCTGCTGGCGGCTGACGTTGATGGGGATGGCGACACCGATCTTATTGCGGGCAATGCCGGATTGAACAATTTGTTTCGTGCCGATGCCAAGCAACCCATGCAGATTACCGCTTCCGATATTGACAACGACGGAGTGGTTGACCCACTCTGGACGTACTACATTCAAGGAAAAGCCTATCCTGTAGCTTCCCGCGATGAGTTACTTGATCAGGTGGTGCCGTTGCGCAAGAAGTTTACCCGGTATCGCCAATACGCGGACGCTACCGTACCCGACATTCTCACACCGAAGCAACTGGGTCAGGCAACGATTGTATCGGTCAAGCAACTGGCTTCGGGCGTTTTCGTGAATACGGGGAACGGGAAATTTCAGTTTGAACCATTGCCAACGGAAGCGCAATTATCGAGGGGGAGTGCGTTGCTATGGGAAGATCTGGACGCCGACGGCAAAAAAGATTTGCTGGTAGCCGGGAATTTCTATCCGTACCGCGTGCAGTTCGGGCCTTGCTCGGCCAGCTTTGGCTGTTTGCTACGGGGGGATGGCCGGGGGAAGTTTCAGCCCGTTGCGCCCCGGCAGGCGGGTATCTGGGCGGGGGGCGATGTGCGGCAGGTGGTTAGCGTTCGGTCCGCAGCGGGTCGCCAGCGATTGCTGTTCACTGTCAACGATGGGCCCTTAGTTGGTTTTGAACGATGA